A single genomic interval of Syntrophobotulus glycolicus DSM 8271 harbors:
- a CDS encoding nucleotidyltransferase domain-containing protein has translation MIELFGEGMNTIQIKLLNLINSAVNGQKIKSDLFHNVNQSELLNLAMEQKVSAYLYTLVGKKFDVGLLDEKIKEEWKKSTVMIAVQQLSMFAQINNIIGLFKAKGTPAIALKGIVLKQLYPQPELRSMCDLDLLVKIEDIPKAIELMKSFGYQIPPGFDVNDPGHMHIEMYKLGYITVELHKTLWNPRYMKKRNNPFPLERIWDNVRVIEIGGIQLTALSLEDEYINMVIHLATHLIYSGCNLRQLCDFVLFFNTYYDNLDFHYIDSTITSIELFKFYQYLLLTCHLFFGLEISLNSNLDDNLPEMLMNDIFTSMNKTTDTESWLKLTGRYPFYRNNQLFFPFVFMIEIGRQWIKYRKNLLRSIYCAKESFKKFNARAKLLKNIGLHVKINKKFK, from the coding sequence TTGATTGAACTTTTTGGAGAAGGTATGAATACAATCCAAATAAAACTTCTTAATTTAATAAATTCCGCAGTAAATGGTCAAAAGATTAAATCCGATTTGTTTCATAACGTAAATCAGAGTGAGCTATTGAATTTAGCAATGGAACAGAAAGTTTCGGCCTATTTATATACACTAGTCGGAAAAAAATTTGATGTTGGACTATTGGATGAGAAGATAAAAGAAGAATGGAAGAAATCTACAGTGATGATCGCAGTTCAGCAATTATCTATGTTTGCACAGATAAACAATATCATAGGATTGTTTAAAGCGAAAGGAACACCTGCAATTGCACTAAAAGGTATTGTTCTTAAACAGCTTTATCCGCAGCCCGAGCTTCGAAGTATGTGTGATCTTGATCTATTAGTTAAAATAGAAGATATCCCAAAAGCAATTGAACTGATGAAGAGCTTTGGTTATCAAATCCCCCCAGGTTTTGATGTGAATGATCCTGGACATATGCATATTGAAATGTATAAATTAGGGTATATTACTGTAGAACTTCATAAAACGCTTTGGAATCCACGTTATATGAAAAAAAGAAATAACCCGTTTCCATTAGAACGTATTTGGGACAATGTTCGCGTTATAGAGATCGGAGGCATACAATTAACAGCTTTATCACTTGAGGATGAGTATATAAATATGGTAATACACTTAGCTACTCATCTTATTTATTCTGGATGTAATCTCAGGCAACTTTGTGATTTTGTTTTGTTTTTTAATACCTATTATGATAATCTGGATTTTCATTACATTGATTCTACTATAACGTCAATAGAGCTTTTCAAGTTTTATCAATATCTTCTTCTTACTTGTCATTTATTTTTTGGATTAGAAATATCCTTAAACAGCAATTTAGATGATAATTTGCCCGAAATGCTCATGAATGATATTTTTACTAGTATGAACAAGACAACCGATACGGAAAGTTGGTTAAAACTTACCGGGCGTTATCCTTTTTACCGCAATAATCAATTGTTTTTTCCTTTTGTTTTTATGATAGAAATAGGGAGGCAATGGATTAAATATAGAAAAAATTTATTACGTAGTATATATTGCGCCAAAGAATCTTTTAAAAAATTTAATGCAAGAGCCAAATTGCTAAAAAATATTGGGCTACATGTAAAAATCAATAAAAAGTTCAAATAA
- a CDS encoding glycoside hydrolase family 5 protein → MKRFFQKLTVFILIAALSLSVYPQNVFSLTAFSYSFESGQTDGWSGSAILQENVGSCTLQTDTAKAYEGKQSLRIEYSGSTKYVITGPEPETINPGDRIEYWIFIPKSSNLNRIYFYSIDSEGNRDESWFHNDEGLVRGKWFNLSYRVDPEGNAPFSSYGFDLETEHGQSGSLWIDAIRIKSDEVKTCPTVPGLRKGVSYTTSLSTLKEGNNTLNQSNLDLIRNSGFDHIRLPIKLNDQSLETAPYTINEDYLELVDLAIAQALAKDLNVILDLHNYPILTEGTNKKLDEERYFAFWTQLSNRYSQYSDNLYFQILDEPDWYIGSEKLNSILQKSLSIIRETNPTRNLIVPHTRWSGVRSVNMLELPENDRHLIVSIHFYEPIAFTHQGTDWIFDSLKSQKGVPWSGTVKEKYAISDLFDLVADWAVTNNRPVILDEFGVYNLAPSDDRAIWTDFVRETAEERNISWTYWEFNAGFGVFAPWKGMFRLEVLDALIPDSIDKTGTGFTIASEITN, encoded by the coding sequence ATGAAAAGATTTTTTCAAAAGTTAACGGTTTTTATATTGATCGCTGCCCTTTCATTAAGTGTTTATCCTCAAAACGTTTTTAGTTTAACAGCTTTCTCTTATTCGTTCGAATCCGGGCAGACTGATGGATGGAGTGGAAGCGCTATTCTTCAGGAGAATGTCGGAAGCTGTACACTACAGACTGACACAGCTAAAGCTTATGAAGGGAAACAATCTCTTAGGATTGAATATTCCGGCTCAACCAAATATGTCATTACCGGCCCTGAGCCAGAAACTATAAATCCTGGAGATCGTATAGAATACTGGATATTTATCCCCAAAAGCTCGAATCTGAATCGCATATATTTTTATTCAATTGATTCTGAGGGAAATCGAGATGAGTCTTGGTTTCATAATGATGAAGGGTTAGTCAGAGGAAAATGGTTTAATTTATCTTATCGGGTTGATCCAGAGGGCAATGCTCCATTTTCCAGCTATGGTTTTGATCTGGAAACAGAACATGGACAATCTGGTTCTCTCTGGATCGACGCTATTAGGATTAAATCGGATGAGGTTAAGACATGCCCAACCGTACCAGGACTACGTAAGGGTGTGAGCTATACAACTTCTCTCAGCACTTTAAAAGAAGGTAATAATACCTTAAATCAATCAAATTTGGATCTAATAAGAAACAGCGGTTTCGATCATATCCGTTTACCCATAAAACTGAACGATCAATCTTTGGAGACGGCACCCTATACGATCAACGAAGACTATTTGGAGTTAGTTGATTTAGCCATTGCACAAGCACTGGCTAAGGACTTAAATGTTATTCTAGATCTCCATAACTATCCAATTTTGACTGAAGGAACAAACAAAAAATTAGACGAGGAACGTTATTTTGCTTTTTGGACACAGCTATCCAACCGTTACAGCCAGTATTCCGATAATTTATATTTTCAAATATTAGACGAACCTGACTGGTATATTGGATCAGAGAAGTTAAATTCAATCCTTCAGAAGTCCTTGTCCATAATCAGGGAAACAAATCCAACAAGAAACCTAATTGTACCGCATACCCGCTGGAGCGGAGTTCGAAGTGTCAATATGCTTGAGCTTCCTGAAAACGACCGCCATCTTATTGTTTCCATACACTTCTATGAGCCTATAGCATTTACCCACCAAGGAACTGATTGGATTTTCGACAGTTTGAAGAGCCAAAAAGGAGTCCCGTGGTCAGGGACCGTTAAAGAAAAGTATGCGATTTCTGATCTATTTGATTTAGTTGCGGATTGGGCTGTAACTAACAATAGGCCGGTTATATTGGACGAATTCGGTGTTTATAACTTAGCCCCTTCCGATGATAGAGCCATATGGACAGATTTTGTACGCGAAACAGCAGAAGAACGAAACATTTCATGGACTTATTGGGAATTCAATGCGGGCTTCGGCGTATTTGCTCCATGGAAAGGCATGTTCCGTCTTGAGGTATTAGACGCTTTGATCCCTGATTCGATAGACAAGACAGGAACCGGATTTACAATAGCTTCTGAGATAACAAACTGA
- the istB gene encoding IS21-like element helper ATPase IstB: MRPIDRVSGLLSDLRMNPIDFEALFAGKNTLTPVESVELFLQEQQRLRIQKQNLLRCRRANLPAEKTMDSFDFGFQRSVSKEQMLRLSDMTWVEQAYNVCFLGPPGVGKTHLALSLAVKGLDLGYAVAFETLDNLMKILKTAEISGASKRRLKYLSKAALVIVDEVGFMPLSPAEANLFFSFVSSMAERTSLIITSNKGFDEWAEFLGDATITTAILDRLIHRCEILNMTGNSYRLEHRKSIT, translated from the coding sequence TGCGCATGAACCCCATAGATTTTGAAGCACTTTTTGCTGGGAAGAACACCTTGACCCCCGTGGAAAGCGTAGAGCTGTTTTTGCAGGAACAGCAACGGCTTCGGATACAAAAGCAAAATCTGTTGCGCTGCCGCAGAGCCAACTTACCGGCTGAGAAAACCATGGATTCGTTTGACTTTGGATTCCAGCGCAGTGTTTCCAAGGAGCAGATGCTGCGACTGAGCGATATGACTTGGGTTGAGCAAGCGTACAACGTTTGTTTTCTGGGGCCTCCCGGCGTTGGAAAAACACATCTTGCTCTGTCCCTGGCTGTGAAGGGGCTGGACTTGGGCTATGCGGTGGCCTTTGAAACCTTAGACAACCTGATGAAGATTCTCAAGACGGCCGAAATCTCCGGGGCCAGCAAACGGCGGCTCAAATATCTAAGCAAGGCTGCGCTGGTAATTGTTGATGAAGTGGGTTTTATGCCGCTCTCGCCAGCAGAGGCCAATCTGTTCTTTAGCTTTGTATCTTCCATGGCCGAGCGCACTTCGCTGATTATTACATCCAACAAAGGGTTTGACGAGTGGGCCGAGTTCCTTGGCGATGCGACCATTACAACCGCTATCCTAGACCGTCTGATTCACCGCTGCGAGATCCTCAACATGACGGGCAACAGTTACCGCTTAGAGCACCGCAAAAGCATTACCTGA